The following proteins are co-located in the Cydia fagiglandana chromosome 2, ilCydFagi1.1, whole genome shotgun sequence genome:
- the LOC134679713 gene encoding uncharacterized protein LOC134679713, which translates to MPTVTKSGVLTANQNAMASDQESCSDEEPDSEMLSDDLCLPDSDDDRQNLPVQSLHEDLPPLNSCLPRPPRKLFTNCRERWRQQNVSGAFAELRRLVPTHPPDKKLSKNEILRMAIRYIGLLCEVLEWQKNHGLTNKENTALAIKCESPLSPQARRLRLKRPYFEDDGPRPKVFIEEASKYGNEENEERRTQRTFTCTKTEYIFGKDHLRVLRNHYYYPPRWRQNVPFRNLTPDKNGNNLLMIAPQNGKEDKFKEKDDGKDGK; encoded by the exons ATGCCAACCGTGACGAAGAGTGGTGTGTTAACAG CGAACCAGAACGCAATGGCGTCGGACCAGGAATCGTGCTCTGACGAGGAGCCAGACAGCGAAATGCTGAGCGACGACTTATGTCTGCCAGATAGCGACGATGACCGACAGAACCTCCCTGTTCAG AGTCTGCACGAAGACCTACCACCCCTCAACTCCTGCCTACCCCGGCCTCCTCGCAAACTCTTCACCAACTGCCGCGAGCGCTGGCGTCAGCAGAACGTTAGCGGAGCCTTTGCTGAGCTCCGACGGCTCGTACCAACTCATCCGCCGGATAAGAAGCTCTCTAAGAATGAGATACTTCGCATGGCCATAAG ATACATCGGCCTCCTCTGCGAAGTCCTAGAATGGCAGAAGAACCACGGCCTCACCAACAAGGAGAACACCGCTCTCGCCATCAAATGCGAGTCCCCCCTCAGCCCGCAAGCCCGCCGCCTCCGCCTCAAGCGACCCTATTTCGAGGACGACGGCCCCAGGCCTAAAGTCTTCATAGAAGAAGCTTCCAAATACGGAAACGAAGAGAACGAGGAACGCAGAACCCAACGCACCTTTACCTGCACGAAGACAGAGTATATTTTTGGGAAAGATCATCTCCGTGTGCTGAGGAACCATTATTATTATCCGCCAAGATGGCGGCAGAATGTTCCGTTCAGAAATTTGACGCCGGATAAGAATGGGAATAATTTGCTGATGATTGCGCCGCAAAATGGGAAAGAGGATAAGTTTAAGGAAAAAGATGATGGGAAGGATGGCAAGTAA
- the LOC134679390 gene encoding juvenile hormone epoxide hydrolase-like — MSHCWPCLLITPLVLIGLVSFYFVYVFYLKSPPPLPSFDLEEWWGPTRSRVQDTSIRPFTIRFEDAMIKDLKHRLKNHRPWTPGLQGVGFQYGFNHDQLPGWINYWAEQYNFTEREKFLNQFPQYKTNIQGLDVHFIRVKPKVPDGTETVPMLLMHGWPGSVREFYEALPLLTAVSKDRDFAIEAIIPSLPGYGFSDASVRPGLGAAQVAIVLRNLMRRLGFKTFYIQGGDWGSFIGAEMATIFPEEILGFHNNLPVASSSKANLLTLLGSLYPPLIVDSHLQDRMYPLSKAIAYQLQEFGYSHIQATKPDTLGVGLSDSPTGLLVYILEKFSTWTLTEYRDEADGGLGMWDKDKLLDNIMLYWSSGCITSSMRFYAENNNVTYWSLGLSEIPTPVPMWGLQAKNELAFQPPALLRFKYPNLVRTNPLEVGGHFIALELPELFAKDVLSAVAEFRSLRLAHLSKHEL, encoded by the exons ATGTCGCATTGCTGGCCATGTCTCCTCATCACGCCACTCGTACTAATCGGCCTAGTCTCATTCTACTTCGTCTATGTGTTCTACCTGAAGAGTCCACCTCCCCTACCAAGCTTTGATCTTGAGGAGTGGTGGGGACCGACGAGGTCAAGGGTGCAGGATACCAGTATCAGGCCGTTTACGATTCGTTTTGAAGATGCG ATGATAAAAGACCTTAAGCACCGTCTCAAGAACCACCGCCCCTGGACCCCTGGTCTCCAAGGCGTCGGGTTCCAATACGGATTCAACCATGATCAGTTGCCAGGCTGGATAAACTACTGGGCAGAACAGTACAATTTTACTGAACGGGAGAAGTTTTTGAATCAGTTCCCGCAATACAAAACCAATATACAAGGGCTGGATGTACACTTCATCAGAGTTAAGCCTAAG GTTCCGGATGGCACAGAGACAGTTCCAATGCTGTTGATGCACGGCTGGCCAGGGTCGGTGCGTGAGTTCTACGAGGCGCTGCCTCTCCTGACGGCCGTCAGCAAGGACCGGGACTTCGCCATCGAAGCCATCATACCCAGCTTGCCCGGTTATGGCTTTTCTGAC GCTTCAGTAAGACCAGGGCTAGGAGCAGCTCAGGTCGCTATAGTGCTGCGTAACCTGATGAGGAGGCTGGGTTTCAAGACCTTCTACATCCAGGGCGGGGATTGGGGCTCCTTCATCGGAGCGGAGATGGCCACTATTTTTCCCGAG GAAATTCTGGGCTTCCACAACAACCTGCCAGTAGCCTCATCGTCTAAAGCCAATCTGCTGACACTCCTTGGCTCCTTGTACCCTCCTCTGATCGTGGACTCCCATCTCCAGGACCGCATGTATCCCCTTTCTAAAGCAATTGCGTATCAGCTTCAGGAGTTTGGGTACTCGCATATACAGGCAACGAAGCCCGATACTTTGG GAGTAGGCCTCTCGGACTCACCCACTGGCCTGCTCGTCTACATCCTCGAGAAGTTCTCCACCTGGACTCTTACCGAGTACCGCGACGAGGCCGACGGCGGCCTCGGCATGTGGGACAAGGATAAACTGCTGGATAATATCATGCTGTACTGGTCCAGTGGGTGCATCACGAGCTCGATGAGGTTCTATGCTGAGAACAATAATGTTACCTATTGGTCTTTGGGGCTTAGCGA AATCCCCACACCGGTGCCCATGTGGGGTCTGCAGGCTAAGAACGAGCTCGCCTTCCAACCACCTGCCCTCCTGAGATTCAAATATCCCAACTTAGTGCGGACTAATCCGCTTGAG GTCGGAGGTCACTTCATCGCCTTGGAGTTACCGGAGCTGTTCGCGAAAGATGTCCTCAGTGCGGTGGCTGAATTCCGATCATTGAGATTAGCGCATCTTTCCAAACATGAACTGTAA
- the LOC134679400 gene encoding juvenile hormone epoxide hydrolase-like, whose product MLKLLLALVGGVTFALWFVSRPPNPSTLPKLDPEQWWGPEKLKGKADNSIRPFKIEFTDKMVEDLRRRLDNFRPPPPPLEGVAQNYGFNSKLLDEWRKYWRDQYPFKARETFLNQFPQFKTNIQGLDVHFVHVKPKVPAGVKVLPLLLLHGWPGSVAEFYESIPLLARQAPGYDFAFEVIVPSLPGYGFTDAAVRPGLGCAQAAVLLRNLMHRLGHKQFYLQGGDMGSIIGTYMVTLFPDEVLGFHSNMLLARNTRSNLLLLLGALYPPLVVPAHQAPRLYPLGTFIANMTLETGYFHMHATKPDTLGVGLSDSPLGLLAYIFEKFSTGTRFDFRDREDGGLLEFYSREQLLDNVMIYWVSNAKTTAMRMYAETFNKAHIALNIDSYQTTVPTWAFQAINDFYHPPLLLRTKYVNLLGNTEVPDGGHFIALEKPEVFSQDVFKAVKEFVEHREGSTKTEL is encoded by the exons ATGCTGAAGCTTCTCCTAGCCCTAGTAGGAGGCGTGACCTTCGCATTATGGTTCGTCTCCAGACCACCTAACCCCTCCACTCTCCCCAAGTTGGACCCTGAACAGTGGTGGGGTCCGGAAAAGTTGAAGGGCAAAGCTGATAACAGTATCAGGCCTTTCAAAATCGAGTTTACTGACAAG ATGGTTGAAGACCTGAGAAGGCGTTTAGACAACTTCCGCCCCCCACCTCCCCCGCTAGAGGGCGTGGCGCAGAACTACGGCTTCAATAGCAAGCTGTTAGACGAATGGAGGAAGTACTGGAGGGACCAGTACCCTTTCAAGGCCAGAGAGACCTTCTTGAACCAGTTCCCGCAGTTCAAGACTAATATCCAGGGGCTGGATGTGCACTTTGTACATGTGAAGCCTAAG GTTCCAGCGGGTGTGAAAGTCCTGCCTCTCCTGCTTCTTCACGGCTGGCCTGGCTCTGTGGCCGAATTCTACGAGTCCATTCCCCTGTTAGCTCGTCAGGCGCCTGGGTACGACTTCGCTTTTGAAGTCATTGTGCCCAGCCTTCCCGGATATGGATTTACCGAC GCTGCCGTCCGACCAGGTCTTGGCTGCGCCCAGGCTGCTGTACTTCTCCGTAACCTGATGCACAGACTTGGACATAAGCAGTTCTACTTGCAAGGTGGAGACATGGGCTCCATCATCGGCACCTACATGGTGACGCTGTTCCCTGATGAAGTGTTGGGATTCCACTCCAACATGCTTCTCGCTAGG AACACTCGTTCAAACTTGTTGCTGTTGCTGGGAGCCCTGTACCCTCCGCTCGTGGTGCCTGCTCACCAAGCACCAAGGCTGTACCCATTGGGCACGTTCATTGCCAATATGACGCTAGAGACGGGATACTTCCACATGCATGCCACCAAACCTGATACTCTTG GTGTCGGTCTATCCGACTCCCCGCTCGGCCTCCTAGCCTACATCTTCGAGAAGTTCAGCACAGGCACCAGGTTCGACTTTAGGGACCGAGAGGACGGAGGCCTTCTGGAGTTCTACTCCAGAGAACAGTTGCTGGACAACGTGATGATATACTGGGTCAGCAACGCGAAGACTACGGCTATGAGGATGTATGCTGAGACGTTTAACAAAGCGCATATTGCTCTTAATATTGACAG TTACCAAACCACCGTCCCAACCTGGGCCTTCCAAGCCATCAACGACTTCTACCACCCCCCACTCCTGCTGCGCACCAAGTACGTGAACCTCCTAGGAAACACCGAGGTGCCTGACGGTGGACACTTCATCGCGCTCGAGAAGCCTGAAGTATTCAGCCAGGATGTGTTTAAGGCTGTGAAGGAGTTTGTGGAACATCGAGAAGGCAGTACGAAGACTGAGCTTTAA
- the LOC134679530 gene encoding juvenile hormone epoxide hydrolase-like produces the protein MARLLCFGLLALLLAAPFVGFIYVLFLKSPPPLPDIDVQAWWGPKELQAKQDVSVRPFRVQFSAPMVHDLKERLKNHRKWTPPLENVGFQYGFNSKQLDSWVSYWAEKYNFTEREKFFNKFPQFKTNIQGLDIHFIRIKPEAPAGVEVIPMLFMHGWPGSVREFYEALPLLTAVSKDRDFAIEAIVPSLPGYGFSDAAVRPGLGAAEMSVVMRNLMHRLGFKKFYIQGGDWGSLIASGMATLFPGEILGHHTNMGASMSIKANILTALGAYLPSFVVESHLADRMYPLATNFARLIEETGYMHIQATKPDTIGAAISDSPVGLLAYILEKFSTWTKNEYKYLPDGGLDKHWSRDQLLDNLMCYWATNSFTTSVRLYSESFNKRHFGLQLDEIPTPVPTWVIQAKNELAFQSARILRTKFPNLVAANAIDDGGHFLAFQLPKVFSEDVLKAVTAFRKLKKEAKKTEL, from the exons ATGGCACGTCTCCTATGCTTCGGTCTCCTAGCGCTCCTATTAGCTGCCCCATTCGTCGGGTTTATATACGTTTTGTTCCTGAAGAGTCCACCTCCGCTGCCCGACATCGATGTCCAAGCGTGGTGGGGACCCAAGGAGCTGCAGGCGAAGCAGGATGTCAGTGTCAGGCCTTTTAGAGTGCAGTTCTCTGCCCCG ATGGTCCACGACCTCAAAGAGCGCCTTAAGAACCACCGCAAGTGGACTCCTCCGCTGGAGAACGTCGGCTTCCAATACGGCTTCAACAGCAAGCAGCTGGACAGCTGGGTCTCCTACTGGGCAGAGAAGTACAACTTCACGGAGAGGGAGAAGTTCTTCAACAAGTTCCCGCAGTTCAAGACCAATATACAGGGATTGGATATTCACTTCATCAGGATTAAGCCAGAG GCTCCAGCAGGAGTGGAAGTGATTCCCATGCTTTTCATGCACGGCTGGCCAGGGTCAGTCAGGGAGTTCTACGAGGCGCTGCCTCTCCTGACGGCCGTCAGCAAGGACCGGGACTTCGCCATCGAGGCCATCGTGCCCAGTCTACCGGGATACGGGTTCTCTGAT GCTGCAGTGCGTCCAGGGCTAGGAGCTGCGGAGATGTCAGTTGTGATGCGTAACCTGATGCACCGGCTTGGCTTCAAGAAGTTCTACATCCAGGGTGGGGATTGGGGCAGCCTTATCGCTAGCGGCATGGCTACGCTGTTCCCTGGT GAAATCCTCGGCCACCACACCAATATGGGTGCCTCCATGTCCATCAAGGCCAACATCCTGACCGCGCTCGGCGCTTATCTGCCTTCCTTCGTGGTGGAGTCGCACTTGGCTGACCGCATGTACCCGCTCGCCACGAACTTCGCTCGGCTGATAGAGGAGACCGGCTACATGCATATACAGGCCACCAAGCCCGatactatag GTGCAGCCATCTCCGACTCCCCTGTCGGCCTCCTCGCCTACATCCTGGAGAAGTTCTCGACCTGGACCAAGAACGAGTACAAGTATCTACCAGACGGTGGCCTCGACAAGCACTGGAGCAGAGACCAGCTGCTCGACAACCTCATGTGCTACTGGGCTACCAACTCCTTCACCACGTCTGTCAGATTGTACTCTGAGAGTTTTAACAAGCGACATTTCGGATTGCAGTTAGATGA GATCCCAACCCCAGTCCCAACCTGGGTGATTCAAGCGAAGAACGAGCTGGCCTTCCAATCCGCCAGGATCCTCCGCACCAAGTTCCCGAACCTGGTGGCAGCCAACGCCATTGATGACGGCGGACACTTCCTCGCCTTCCAGCTGCCGAAGGTCTTCTCTGAGGATGTGTTGAAGGCTGTGACTGCTTTTAGGAAGTTGAAGAAGGAAGCTAAGAAGACTGAGCTGTAG